A single window of Paenibacillus sp. SYP-B4298 DNA harbors:
- a CDS encoding DNA cytosine methyltransferase: MELQDNVRYKTAAVLFGGIGGESAGLLRSQVEYGGQLYRFKLLCSIDSDPVANRNHDLITGEQTAVTMDLFRRWQYEAWHGHAPPDDWQEVTAWDVWQALKEQVPFFLFLSPPCKGLSGLLPQSKSASDKYQALNYLTVSGLELALQACNEYGGSVPAVIQLENVPRITSRGKPLLRQIKKLLEKYGYAVSIRADHNLGEIGGLGQNRVRFLIMARHQVQMPNVIYYPERKPLRSIGDVIGPLPAPGDIEAGGPLHRLPRLQWKTWMRLALIPAGGDWRDLQKVDYQNLRVVHEPRRGAYEVADWDRTSRAVTSTTGPGRSNGVTAVSDPRMQIGGEGKTNLLRVQAADSPAVCVTGAAGPNQGSACISDPVLTDKPGRHPAQYRVIRSDEVAPCVTGTRLGSGAIAIADPAFNLGTPKYNHTFRVTGWTETGGTVTSGGGPSNGGHIVSDPRVNTTLHPDSYGVQGWNATAKTVRSANRIMQAAGSISDPRVPDRAGRYTDQYRMQAVDKPAATVTGSTDVQNGAQLIADPYVKGSPRAGTLGVQEWDTPGKTVIGSADVHASAAAVADPRPIPEEDERGVWIIRALDGTWHRPLTTYELAMLQSFPRYLPDGRPFQLEGCSDAKAREYIGNAVPRDAAEHMGNVILLAAAEAEAGIEFTLSWNAVWVAPEAEQQPALVH, from the coding sequence TTGGAATTACAGGACAATGTGCGCTATAAGACAGCAGCAGTGTTGTTCGGAGGGATCGGCGGCGAGTCCGCCGGTCTGCTCCGGTCTCAGGTGGAGTACGGCGGGCAACTCTACCGTTTTAAGCTCCTATGCTCCATCGACAGTGATCCGGTTGCTAACCGCAACCATGACCTTATCACAGGTGAGCAGACGGCGGTCACGATGGACTTATTCAGACGCTGGCAGTATGAGGCTTGGCATGGCCATGCTCCGCCGGACGACTGGCAAGAGGTAACAGCATGGGATGTATGGCAGGCGCTTAAAGAGCAGGTTCCGTTCTTCCTGTTCCTATCGCCGCCGTGCAAAGGTCTGAGCGGCCTGCTTCCACAAAGCAAGTCGGCTAGCGATAAATATCAGGCGCTTAACTATTTGACCGTCAGCGGGTTGGAGCTGGCGCTGCAAGCATGCAACGAGTACGGGGGTTCTGTTCCAGCGGTAATTCAGCTTGAGAACGTCCCGCGAATCACATCCCGGGGAAAGCCGCTGTTACGCCAGATTAAGAAGCTGCTGGAAAAGTACGGGTATGCGGTCAGCATCCGGGCAGACCATAACTTGGGCGAGATCGGCGGGCTCGGGCAAAACCGCGTGCGGTTTCTCATCATGGCGAGGCATCAAGTGCAGATGCCAAACGTCATCTACTACCCAGAGCGTAAGCCGCTGCGCAGCATTGGGGATGTGATAGGGCCTCTGCCGGCGCCGGGAGACATAGAAGCAGGTGGTCCGCTGCATCGGCTCCCTCGCCTGCAATGGAAAACGTGGATGCGGCTAGCGCTTATTCCCGCTGGTGGGGATTGGAGGGATCTGCAAAAAGTTGATTACCAAAATCTTCGAGTCGTCCACGAGCCAAGGCGCGGAGCATATGAGGTGGCTGATTGGGACAGGACGAGCAGGGCAGTTACTAGCACGACAGGGCCAGGCCGTAGCAATGGCGTCACGGCTGTATCCGACCCGCGCATGCAGATCGGTGGCGAGGGAAAGACAAACCTGCTCCGTGTACAGGCTGCGGATTCTCCGGCTGTGTGCGTCACTGGAGCTGCCGGACCAAATCAAGGCAGCGCATGCATATCTGATCCTGTACTCACGGATAAGCCAGGCCGACATCCTGCGCAGTATCGGGTTATTCGATCGGATGAAGTCGCACCGTGTGTTACCGGCACCCGGCTAGGTAGCGGGGCTATTGCTATCGCTGATCCAGCGTTCAACCTGGGAACGCCGAAATACAATCATACATTCAGGGTAACGGGATGGACAGAAACGGGTGGTACCGTAACGAGTGGAGGAGGACCGTCCAATGGTGGACATATCGTCTCTGATCCCCGCGTCAACACAACCCTTCATCCAGACAGTTACGGTGTACAGGGTTGGAATGCAACAGCTAAGACGGTTCGTTCAGCCAATCGTATCATGCAAGCGGCTGGCAGCATCTCTGACCCCCGCGTACCTGATAGGGCAGGACGCTATACTGACCAGTACCGTATGCAGGCAGTCGATAAACCTGCAGCAACGGTAACAGGGTCAACGGACGTGCAGAACGGCGCGCAGCTCATCGCTGATCCATATGTCAAAGGTTCCCCGCGAGCTGGTACGCTCGGGGTACAGGAGTGGGACACACCTGGAAAGACGGTCATAGGCAGCGCAGACGTTCACGCAAGCGCCGCAGCCGTCGCTGACCCCCGCCCGATCCCCGAGGAAGACGAACGGGGCGTTTGGATCATTCGCGCTTTGGACGGCACATGGCATCGCCCCCTCACGACCTATGAACTCGCCATGCTGCAGAGCTTCCCGCGTTACCTGCCGGATGGCCGTCCGTTCCAGTTGGAAGGCTGCAGCGATGCAAAAGCCCGTGAGTATATCGGCAATGCGGTTCCACGGGATGCAGCAGAGCACATGGGTAACGTCATCCTGCTGGCGGCTGCAGAAGCGGAGGCGGGCATTGAGTTTACGCTGAGCTGGAATGCTGTTTGGGTGGCTCCAGAAGCCGAGCAGCAGCCAGCACTTGTACATTAA
- a CDS encoding ASCH domain-containing protein, translated as MKAFTVWQPWATLIALLLKVNETRSWPTRYRGPIAIHAGKRIDRAACEREPIKSVLASHGYTADNLPTGAVVATATLAECYPINVGGVTFASTVDENGLILQEYTGNEFMFGNYEIGRYAWRLTDAQMLPEPIPAKGQQGLWNWER; from the coding sequence ATGAAAGCATTCACCGTTTGGCAGCCATGGGCGACGCTCATAGCGCTGTTGCTCAAGGTGAACGAGACGCGGAGCTGGCCGACCAGGTATCGCGGCCCCATAGCAATCCATGCCGGCAAACGTATCGATCGTGCTGCTTGTGAGCGGGAGCCGATCAAGTCGGTGCTTGCTTCTCATGGTTACACTGCGGACAACTTGCCTACGGGAGCGGTGGTTGCAACAGCAACCCTTGCTGAATGTTACCCGATCAACGTGGGTGGAGTCACTTTCGCATCAACTGTGGACGAAAATGGACTTATCCTTCAAGAGTATACTGGTAATGAGTTCATGTTTGGTAATTACGAGATTGGCCGCTACGCATGGAGGCTGACCGATGCGCAGATGCTGCCAGAGCCGATCCCAGCGAAGGGGCAGCAGGGGCTGTGGAATTGGGAGAGGTGA
- a CDS encoding DUF6680 family protein, which translates to MDQVLLERLIIGLISAVVSGIIAITIATKINRNNESRKLKTDLLRKLMGNRNDIHSKEFTESLNSIFVVFYQSKEVVSALKEFHQVVVSTKKTSQEVEAKLIELIRSICQDLGIDTAPLSDEFFIKPFQTKK; encoded by the coding sequence ATGGATCAAGTTTTACTTGAGAGATTAATAATCGGTCTAATTTCGGCAGTAGTTTCAGGCATTATTGCAATTACAATAGCAACAAAAATCAACAGAAACAATGAATCAAGAAAACTTAAGACTGATTTACTTAGAAAATTAATGGGAAACAGGAACGACATTCATTCTAAAGAATTCACCGAATCACTTAACTCTATCTTCGTCGTCTTTTATCAATCTAAAGAAGTCGTTTCAGCATTGAAAGAATTTCATCAAGTTGTAGTATCTACAAAAAAGACCTCACAAGAAGTAGAAGCAAAATTAATTGAACTCATTCGTTCAATATGCCAGGATCTTGGTATTGACACCGCACCACTATCAGATGAATTTTTCATTAAACCCTTTCAAACGAAAAAATAG
- a CDS encoding ArpU family phage packaging/lysis transcriptional regulator, with amino-acid sequence MMEIYKVDEEATKAAVEKYLKQAREYMVTEYIPEEPSVTASYSDAPRSFTGLTSDQTGRLAQRNVDEPERRKRHIERAEQAVNRLGRRQQRLIRLRYLEDDDMLDFDVAQELGFSDRHYRRIKSVAIYRLATTLGLLVLRDD; translated from the coding sequence ATGATGGAAATATACAAAGTCGATGAGGAAGCTACTAAAGCCGCTGTCGAGAAGTATTTGAAACAGGCACGTGAGTATATGGTGACGGAGTATATCCCCGAGGAGCCCTCTGTCACTGCTTCATACAGCGATGCACCTCGTAGCTTCACAGGACTGACGAGTGACCAGACAGGGAGATTGGCACAGCGTAATGTAGACGAGCCGGAGCGCCGCAAGCGTCATATTGAGCGGGCAGAGCAAGCGGTAAATAGACTCGGGCGACGGCAGCAGCGGCTGATCCGTCTGCGGTACTTGGAAGATGATGATATGCTGGATTTCGATGTCGCGCAGGAGTTGGGGTTCAGCGATCGGCACTACCGACGTATTAAGTCCGTGGCAATCTATAGGCTGGCGACTACATTGGGTCTGCTGGTGCTACGCGACGATTGA
- a CDS encoding DUF6877 family protein — protein sequence MNPMQELVNISSKVPLEVLQDVYQRIGDWLAMGGEETDPYIEQQLLYAKKFIKAEE from the coding sequence ATGAACCCAATGCAGGAATTGGTCAACATCTCCAGCAAGGTACCGCTCGAAGTTCTGCAAGACGTCTACCAGAGAATCGGTGATTGGTTGGCCATGGGCGGGGAAGAGACTGATCCATATATTGAGCAGCAACTGTTATATGCGAAGAAATTTATAAAGGCTGAAGAATAG